One Kineococcus aurantiacus genomic window carries:
- a CDS encoding fibronectin type III domain-containing protein: MRARPRPGGPQHRRHRRGLPRLTLALVAALAPVTVAAGPPPPAFSAVAAPSAPTSVRVTTSGTSATLSWGAPTSTGGAAVTGYVVSRDGRDSTGYGAWSGTVAATARSATFGQLVPGATYRLSVRAVNSAGAGTTTTVAVTMTSTTALATAPTSVTVTPAASGGTATLAWAPPKASGGAAVTGYRVARDGTDSTGAGAWSTTVAATARQQVFGNLVAGRTYTFTVAAITSLGTGTPAAVKAVVPSPSPSGQAMPVGGLTGWKQVFAEDFTADLPLGGWPGAYSGRFEPYDWGTPDTGKQGVWKTSKVFSAKGGVGDYYLHSENGVPQSAALIPKVGGRNADQVFGRYSVRFKVDPGMAGWSSAWLLWPLDDGDPATREWPDKGEIDWPEGELDGEVKGFLHYANPAGGQDEFHSGVAFSPGWHTATTEWTAGQVKFLLDGRLVGTATRQVPTGPMHWVLQSETAYGEKPTTAGHIQIDWVVQYAQA, encoded by the coding sequence ATGCGCGCACGACCCCGCCCCGGCGGTCCGCAGCACCGTCGCCACCGCCGCGGCCTGCCGCGGCTCACGCTCGCCCTCGTCGCGGCCCTGGCGCCCGTCACGGTCGCCGCCGGGCCGCCACCGCCGGCCTTCAGCGCCGTCGCCGCCCCGTCCGCGCCCACCTCGGTGCGGGTGACGACCTCCGGGACGTCGGCGACGCTGTCCTGGGGCGCACCGACCAGCACCGGGGGTGCCGCAGTCACCGGGTACGTCGTGTCCCGCGACGGCCGGGACTCCACCGGGTACGGCGCCTGGAGCGGCACGGTCGCCGCCACCGCGCGATCGGCGACCTTCGGGCAGCTCGTCCCCGGCGCCACCTACCGGCTGTCCGTGCGGGCCGTGAACTCCGCCGGGGCCGGCACGACCACCACGGTCGCGGTGACGATGACCTCCACGACGGCGCTCGCGACCGCACCCACCTCCGTGACGGTGACCCCCGCGGCGAGCGGCGGCACCGCGACGCTGGCCTGGGCGCCGCCGAAGGCCTCCGGCGGCGCCGCCGTGACGGGGTACCGGGTCGCCCGCGACGGGACCGACAGCACGGGGGCGGGGGCGTGGAGCACGACGGTGGCGGCCACGGCGCGGCAGCAGGTCTTCGGGAACCTCGTCGCGGGCCGGACGTACACCTTCACGGTCGCGGCGATCACGTCGCTGGGCACCGGGACGCCCGCCGCGGTCAAGGCCGTCGTCCCGAGCCCGTCGCCGTCCGGGCAGGCGATGCCCGTGGGGGGCCTGACCGGCTGGAAGCAGGTCTTCGCCGAGGACTTCACCGCCGACCTGCCCCTGGGCGGGTGGCCGGGCGCGTACTCGGGGCGCTTCGAGCCCTACGACTGGGGAACCCCCGACACCGGGAAGCAGGGTGTCTGGAAGACCTCGAAGGTGTTCTCCGCCAAGGGTGGCGTCGGTGACTACTACCTGCACAGCGAGAACGGTGTCCCGCAGTCGGCGGCGCTGATCCCGAAGGTGGGCGGCAGGAACGCCGACCAGGTGTTCGGGCGGTACTCGGTGCGCTTCAAGGTGGACCCGGGGATGGCCGGGTGGTCCAGCGCCTGGCTGCTGTGGCCGCTGGACGACGGCGACCCGGCCACCCGCGAGTGGCCGGACAAGGGCGAGATCGACTGGCCCGAGGGTGAACTCGACGGCGAGGTCAAGGGGTTCCTGCACTACGCGAACCCGGCGGGCGGTCAGGACGAGTTCCACTCCGGCGTCGCCTTCAGCCCGGGCTGGCACACGGCGACGACGGAGTGGACCGCGGGGCAGGTGAAGTTCCTCCTCGACGGCCGGCTCGTGGGGACGGCCACCCGGCAGGTGCCCACCGGCCCCATGCACTGGGTCCTGCAGTCCGAGACCGCCTACGGCGAGAAGCCCACGACGGCGGGGCACATCCAGATCGACTGGGTCGTCCAGTACGCCCAGGCCTGA
- a CDS encoding DUF2690 domain-containing protein has translation MKISHRSLSALAAVPLVVGLLTAGAGGAQAASLTCPSSRNPSTLGTATTPASQSVAVGGQSFRVELRYSPSTRFAWGRVTKTAPAGTTAKAYHLWTDRRSGTTTDGQMCQVNRPGGYLVNGGQDWTSAIDDAGYLMRACFKLRDYSQVTCTGWY, from the coding sequence ATGAAGATCTCCCACCGCTCCCTGTCCGCCCTGGCTGCCGTCCCCCTGGTGGTCGGCCTGCTGACCGCCGGTGCCGGCGGGGCCCAGGCCGCGTCGCTGACGTGCCCGTCCTCGCGGAACCCCTCGACCCTCGGGACCGCCACCACCCCCGCCTCGCAGTCCGTGGCGGTCGGCGGTCAGAGCTTCCGGGTGGAACTGAGGTACTCCCCGAGCACCCGGTTCGCGTGGGGCAGGGTGACCAAGACGGCACCGGCCGGGACGACCGCCAAGGCGTACCACCTCTGGACCGACCGGAGGTCGGGGACGACGACCGACGGGCAGATGTGCCAGGTGAACCGGCCCGGTGGCTACCTGGTCAACGGGGGCCAGGACTGGACGAGCGCCATCGACGACGCCGGGTACCTCATGCGGGCCTGCTTCAAGCTGCGCGACTACTCGCAGGTCACCTGCACCGGCTGGTACTGA
- the leuS gene encoding leucine--tRNA ligase: MTDVSTDQAHDRAHEQVQEQDEQRYDAFALQDKWLPVWDELKPFRSGAPGDERPKKYVLDMFPYPSGDLHMGHAEAYALGDVIARYWVQRGFDVMHPIGWDAFGLPAENAAIKRGLDPRRWTYDNIAQQRASMRRYACSFDWDRVLHTSDPEYYKWNQWLFLKLYEKGLAYRKDSLVNWDPVDQTVLANEQVLPDGTSERSGAKVVKKKLTQWYFRITEYADRLLDDLDTLEGQWPAKVISMQRNWIGRSTGAEVEFAIEGRDEPVTVYTTRPDTLHGATFMVVAADSDLAEELAAGASEQVREAFEAYRTQVQETSEIDRLSSEREKTGVDLGRFAVNPVNGERLPIWAADYVLADYGTGAIMAVPAHDQRDLDFARAFGLPVRVVVDVRDADGNPLPDPAESGEATAGDGVLVNSGPLDGLDKAAGIAKAIELLTAEGRGRAAKNYRLRDWLISRQRYWGTPIPIVHTATGEVPVPEDQLPVLLPPSEGLNLTPKGTSPLGAAEEWVNVPSPVDGTPARRDPDTMDTFVDSSWYYLRFVSPDDDTKPFDTDLVAQWGPIDQYVGGVTHAILHLLYARFITKVLHDLGYVPFDEPFTRLLNQGMVQMDGSAMSKSKGNLVRLSDQLEEHGVDAVRLTMAFAGPPEDDIDWADVSPSGSAKFLGRAWRLARDVTSAPGTDPSTGDPALRRVTHRTLHEVSGHVEAYRFNVAVARLMELVNATRKAVDSGPGAADPAVREATEAVAVVLSLFAPYAAEDMWSLLGHEPAVARAGWPVVDESLLVQDTVTCVVQVQGKVRDRLEVSPDIAQDALRELALASEKVQAALAGRDLRTVVVRAPKLVNIVPA; this comes from the coding sequence ATGACTGACGTGTCGACGGACCAGGCCCACGACCGGGCCCACGAGCAGGTCCAGGAGCAGGACGAGCAGCGCTACGACGCGTTCGCGCTGCAGGACAAGTGGCTGCCCGTGTGGGACGAGCTGAAGCCGTTCCGCAGCGGGGCGCCGGGCGACGAGCGCCCGAAGAAGTACGTGCTGGACATGTTCCCGTACCCCTCGGGGGACCTGCACATGGGTCACGCCGAGGCCTACGCGCTGGGCGACGTCATCGCCCGGTACTGGGTGCAGCGCGGGTTCGACGTCATGCACCCCATCGGCTGGGACGCCTTCGGCCTGCCCGCCGAGAACGCCGCCATCAAGCGCGGCCTGGACCCGCGGCGGTGGACGTACGACAACATCGCCCAGCAGCGGGCCTCGATGCGCCGGTACGCGTGCTCCTTCGACTGGGACCGCGTCCTGCACACCTCCGACCCCGAGTACTACAAGTGGAACCAGTGGCTGTTCCTGAAGCTGTACGAGAAGGGCCTGGCGTACCGCAAGGACTCCCTGGTCAACTGGGACCCGGTCGACCAGACGGTGCTGGCGAACGAGCAGGTGCTGCCCGACGGCACCTCCGAGCGCTCGGGCGCCAAGGTCGTCAAGAAGAAGCTGACGCAGTGGTACTTCCGGATCACCGAGTACGCCGACCGGCTGCTGGACGACCTGGACACCCTGGAGGGCCAGTGGCCCGCCAAGGTGATCTCCATGCAGCGCAACTGGATCGGGCGTTCCACCGGCGCTGAGGTCGAGTTCGCCATCGAGGGCCGCGACGAACCGGTGACGGTCTACACGACCCGCCCCGACACCCTGCACGGCGCGACGTTCATGGTCGTGGCCGCCGACTCCGACCTGGCCGAGGAACTGGCCGCCGGCGCCTCCGAGCAGGTCCGGGAGGCGTTCGAGGCCTACCGCACGCAGGTGCAGGAGACCTCTGAGATCGACCGGCTGTCCTCCGAGCGCGAGAAGACCGGCGTCGACCTGGGCCGCTTCGCCGTCAACCCCGTCAACGGCGAGCGCCTGCCCATCTGGGCCGCCGACTACGTGCTGGCCGACTACGGCACGGGCGCCATCATGGCCGTCCCCGCCCACGACCAGCGCGACCTGGACTTCGCGCGCGCCTTCGGCCTGCCGGTGCGGGTCGTCGTCGACGTCCGCGACGCCGACGGCAACCCGCTGCCGGACCCCGCCGAGTCCGGCGAGGCCACCGCGGGCGACGGGGTCCTGGTGAACTCCGGTCCGCTGGACGGGCTGGACAAGGCCGCCGGCATCGCGAAGGCCATCGAGCTGCTGACCGCCGAGGGCAGGGGCCGCGCGGCGAAGAACTACCGGCTGCGCGACTGGCTGATCTCCCGTCAGCGCTACTGGGGCACGCCCATCCCGATCGTGCACACCGCCACCGGTGAGGTGCCCGTCCCCGAGGACCAGCTGCCGGTCCTGCTGCCGCCGAGCGAGGGCCTGAACCTGACCCCCAAGGGCACCTCGCCGCTGGGGGCCGCCGAGGAGTGGGTCAACGTGCCCAGCCCCGTCGACGGCACCCCCGCCCGGCGCGACCCGGACACGATGGACACGTTCGTCGACTCCTCCTGGTACTACCTGCGCTTCGTCTCCCCGGACGACGACACCAAGCCCTTCGACACCGACCTGGTCGCGCAGTGGGGTCCCATCGACCAGTACGTCGGCGGGGTGACCCACGCGATCCTGCACCTGCTGTACGCGCGGTTCATCACCAAGGTGCTGCACGACCTGGGGTACGTGCCGTTCGACGAGCCGTTCACGCGGCTGCTGAACCAGGGCATGGTCCAGATGGACGGTTCGGCCATGAGCAAGTCCAAGGGGAACCTGGTCCGGCTGTCGGACCAGCTGGAGGAGCACGGCGTCGACGCCGTCCGGCTGACGATGGCCTTCGCGGGCCCGCCCGAGGACGACATCGACTGGGCCGACGTGTCCCCGTCGGGGTCGGCGAAGTTCCTGGGCCGCGCCTGGCGGCTGGCCCGGGACGTGACCTCCGCGCCGGGCACCGACCCCTCGACCGGTGACCCGGCCCTGCGCCGGGTGACGCACCGGACGCTGCACGAGGTCTCCGGGCACGTCGAGGCGTACCGGTTCAACGTGGCCGTGGCGCGCCTGATGGAACTGGTCAACGCGACCCGCAAGGCCGTCGACTCCGGCCCCGGCGCGGCCGACCCCGCCGTGCGCGAGGCCACCGAGGCCGTCGCGGTCGTCCTGTCGCTGTTCGCGCCCTACGCCGCCGAGGACATGTGGTCGCTGCTGGGGCACGAACCCGCCGTGGCGCGCGCGGGCTGGCCGGTGGTCGACGAGTCGCTGCTGGTGCAGGACACCGTGACCTGCGTCGTGCAGGTGCAGGGCAAGGTCCGCGACCGGCTGGAGGTGTCCCCGGACATCGCCCAGGACGCGCTGCGGGAGCTGGCGCTGGCCTCGGAGAAGGTGCAGGCGGCGCTGGCCGGGCGGGACCTGCGGACCGTCGTCGTCCGCGCGCCGAAGCTGGTCAACATCGTCCCGGCGTGA
- a CDS encoding diguanylate cyclase domain-containing protein: protein MPSSPSRPPTPPAATAGEVTGAPAAPGTAGPDAPTGSVVRPRRTGGAPGGRGLRAALLLVPTAGAVAVVLAAALTPTVTALVVALGALALLAVVLGVALALTARAHRAAEQAAGQLLSALEAARDEKVDDAVTGLLNRRGLVLVGRQVLESARRSSGAVHACVVEVSSAVQLGGPPRTATQERVRREAEWTAAASALRGATRTSDVVAHEGGGRFVVLGPGSGLHAQELERRIRVGLAQGRLTGGGQRAARLSVEAGAAVLAPWDEGGLSDLLVRAEQALAQRRALRRSTPSHGWGRRRNDRAARPERPQA from the coding sequence GTGCCCTCCTCGCCCTCCCGCCCCCCGACGCCCCCGGCAGCCACCGCCGGGGAGGTGACCGGCGCGCCCGCCGCCCCCGGGACCGCCGGGCCGGACGCGCCCACCGGGTCCGTCGTGCGCCCGCGGCGCACCGGCGGCGCGCCCGGGGGCCGGGGTCTGCGGGCCGCCCTGCTGCTGGTGCCCACCGCCGGCGCGGTCGCGGTGGTGCTCGCGGCGGCGCTCACCCCGACGGTCACCGCGCTGGTCGTCGCCCTGGGCGCGCTCGCCCTGCTGGCCGTCGTCCTCGGCGTGGCGCTGGCCCTGACGGCGCGGGCCCACCGCGCGGCCGAGCAGGCCGCCGGCCAGCTCCTGTCGGCGCTCGAGGCCGCCCGCGACGAGAAGGTCGACGACGCCGTCACGGGCCTGCTCAACCGGCGCGGGCTGGTGCTCGTGGGCCGGCAGGTCCTGGAGTCGGCCCGCCGCTCCAGCGGCGCGGTGCACGCCTGCGTCGTCGAGGTCTCCTCGGCCGTCCAGCTCGGCGGCCCGCCGCGGACCGCCACCCAGGAGCGGGTCCGGCGGGAGGCGGAGTGGACCGCGGCGGCGTCCGCGCTGCGCGGGGCCACCCGCACCTCCGACGTCGTCGCGCACGAGGGTGGGGGCCGCTTCGTCGTCCTGGGGCCCGGGTCCGGGCTGCACGCCCAGGAGCTCGAGCGCCGCATCCGGGTGGGCCTGGCGCAGGGCCGGCTGACCGGCGGCGGCCAGCGCGCCGCCCGGCTGTCCGTCGAGGCCGGTGCCGCGGTCCTGGCCCCCTGGGACGAGGGCGGTCTCAGCGACCTGCTGGTGCGCGCCGAGCAGGCCCTGGCCCAGCGCCGCGCCCTGCGCCGCAGCACCCCCTCGCACGGCTGGGGGCGCCGCCGCAACGACCGCGCCGCCCGACCGGAACGTCCGCAGGCGTGA
- a CDS encoding GNAT family N-acetyltransferase — MNPVAEVELSTPRLLLRRWTAADREPFAALNADPEVMRFFPSVLDREASDRLAHYADSRFEELSVDGEPFGLSAVQRREDGAFLGFTGLHRMRWYPEDVEIGWRLARHAWGRGYATEAARAWVGRARALGLPRLISIVDPDNAASLAVTRKLGMVEGWRAEAEGRPHVVTVLQL; from the coding sequence GTGAACCCGGTGGCGGAGGTCGAGCTGTCCACCCCGCGGCTGCTGCTGCGGCGGTGGACGGCGGCCGACCGCGAACCCTTCGCGGCGCTCAACGCCGACCCGGAGGTCATGCGGTTCTTCCCCTCCGTCCTGGACCGGGAGGCCTCGGACCGGCTGGCGCACTACGCCGACAGCCGGTTCGAGGAGCTGTCGGTGGACGGGGAGCCGTTCGGCCTCTCGGCGGTGCAACGCCGGGAGGACGGGGCGTTCCTGGGCTTCACCGGCCTGCACCGCATGCGCTGGTACCCCGAGGACGTCGAGATCGGCTGGCGGCTGGCCCGGCACGCCTGGGGCCGGGGGTACGCGACCGAGGCGGCCCGCGCGTGGGTCGGGCGCGCCCGGGCGCTGGGCCTGCCGCGGCTCATCTCGATCGTCGACCCGGACAACGCGGCGAGCCTGGCCGTCACCCGCAAGCTCGGCATGGTCGAGGGCTGGCGCGCCGAGGCGGAGGGGCGCCCGCACGTCGTGACGGTCCTGCAGCTGTGA
- a CDS encoding TetR family transcriptional regulator: MGSRGEYAKGRVRREQILREAVALFAGSGYRAASLRELATRCGLSLAGLLHHVGSKEALLLAVLEQRDVEDAASIGAASIGAASTGAGPDQPPAPGRERLEALLEVVHRNTSRRGVVELFSVLSAEATSPAHPAHAFFDERYRRVVAALAAAFADCGHPRPESAARRLVAVMDGLQVQWLLHPDDVDMVAEVRAQVDAELAAVSTPPRPPQGSAGATGDLPAPT, encoded by the coding sequence GTGGGCAGCCGGGGCGAGTACGCGAAGGGGCGGGTGCGGCGCGAGCAGATCCTGCGCGAGGCCGTGGCCCTGTTCGCCGGGTCCGGCTACCGGGCCGCCTCGCTGCGCGAGCTCGCCACCCGCTGCGGGCTGTCGCTGGCCGGTCTCCTGCACCACGTCGGCAGCAAGGAGGCGCTGCTGCTGGCGGTGCTGGAGCAGCGCGACGTCGAGGACGCCGCGTCGATCGGCGCGGCGTCGATCGGCGCGGCGTCGACCGGGGCGGGCCCCGACCAGCCGCCCGCCCCGGGGCGCGAGCGGCTGGAGGCCCTGCTGGAGGTGGTGCACCGCAACACCTCCCGCCGCGGTGTCGTCGAGCTCTTCAGCGTCCTGTCGGCCGAGGCGACCTCACCGGCCCACCCCGCGCACGCCTTCTTCGACGAGCGCTACCGGCGCGTCGTCGCCGCGCTCGCGGCGGCCTTCGCCGACTGCGGGCACCCGCGCCCGGAGTCCGCGGCGCGCCGGCTGGTCGCCGTCATGGACGGGCTGCAGGTGCAGTGGCTGCTGCACCCCGACGACGTCGACATGGTCGCCGAGGTGCGGGCCCAGGTCGACGCCGAGCTCGCCGCGGTGTCCACACCCCCGCGCCCTCCACAGGGCAGCGCCGGCGCCACGGGGGACCTGCCCGCACCGACCTAG
- a CDS encoding protein kinase domain-containing protein: MSASGAAAPLAAHPDLEVLGVLGTGGVGTVHRVRDTASGALLAWKVWHEPLGEQDHRRFEAECALHTALSGHPHVVRLVGHARPGPGERPWITTELHETSLQDWLTAHRPTAAQWHVLVADLLSGLGAVHAVGHVHRDVKPANVLLRAGRWSLTDLGLVMPVDGTTRNPPAGTPYYLAPELGRPGIMPGPRSDVYSAALTLLLVHDRLADPGGLPPAVEQVLTRAASVHPADRPADAQDLHRRLVAAAAGHVPAPAAVTAAPVPTAPAGTVSRVRREARLSGLGAALAVCLVLGGSAAAPTTATDPTASPAGCPVATTVDAVVPGRGPGLAEVSHLGYTVHGHISLEVSGRVAPELAGSTPGPLWIVSFPRRLPVGRDGRPGSLTWYPLGVVRPDGDGCFQTDPLQLSSYDAAQGIVFDVALARLSPQRQQEAAAWLAENSADGWRTLPADVEPLSTFVVDSGPFEVL, from the coding sequence GTGAGCGCGTCCGGCGCCGCGGCCCCGCTGGCCGCGCACCCCGACCTCGAGGTCCTGGGGGTCCTGGGCACCGGAGGGGTGGGCACCGTCCACCGCGTGCGGGACACCGCGTCCGGCGCGCTGCTGGCCTGGAAGGTGTGGCACGAGCCGCTCGGCGAGCAGGACCACCGGCGCTTCGAGGCCGAGTGCGCCCTGCACACCGCCCTGTCCGGGCACCCGCACGTGGTCCGGCTCGTCGGGCACGCCCGGCCCGGGCCCGGGGAACGACCCTGGATCACGACCGAGCTGCACGAGACGTCGCTGCAGGACTGGCTGACCGCCCACCGCCCGACGGCGGCGCAGTGGCACGTCCTCGTCGCGGACCTGCTGTCCGGACTGGGGGCCGTCCACGCCGTCGGGCACGTCCACCGCGACGTGAAACCCGCCAACGTCCTGCTGCGGGCGGGCCGCTGGTCGCTGACCGACCTCGGGCTGGTGATGCCCGTCGACGGCACGACCCGCAACCCGCCGGCGGGCACGCCGTACTACCTCGCCCCCGAGCTGGGACGCCCCGGCATCATGCCCGGACCGCGCAGCGACGTGTACTCGGCCGCGCTGACCCTGCTCCTGGTGCACGACCGCCTCGCCGATCCCGGCGGCCTGCCCCCGGCGGTCGAACAGGTCCTGACCCGGGCCGCCTCGGTGCACCCGGCCGACCGGCCCGCCGACGCCCAGGACCTGCACCGCCGGCTCGTGGCGGCTGCGGCGGGGCACGTCCCGGCCCCCGCCGCCGTCACCGCTGCTCCCGTCCCCACCGCGCCCGCCGGGACGGTGAGCCGGGTGCGGCGCGAGGCCCGGCTGAGCGGGCTGGGAGCCGCCCTCGCCGTCTGCCTCGTGCTGGGGGGCAGCGCGGCCGCGCCCACGACGGCCACCGACCCCACCGCGTCCCCGGCGGGGTGCCCGGTCGCGACGACGGTCGACGCGGTGGTCCCCGGCCGCGGGCCCGGTCTGGCGGAGGTCAGCCACCTCGGCTACACCGTCCACGGCCACATCTCCCTGGAGGTGTCGGGCCGGGTCGCGCCGGAGCTGGCCGGATCGACCCCGGGCCCGCTGTGGATCGTCTCCTTCCCCCGGCGCCTGCCCGTCGGCCGCGACGGCCGCCCCGGGAGCCTGACGTGGTACCCGCTGGGCGTGGTGCGACCCGACGGGGACGGCTGCTTCCAGACCGACCCGCTCCAGCTGAGCTCCTACGACGCGGCGCAGGGCATCGTCTTCGACGTGGCCCTGGCCCGGCTGAGCCCCCAGCGGCAGCAGGAGGCCGCGGCGTGGCTGGCGGAGAACTCCGCCGACGGGTGGCGGACCCTGCCGGCCGACGTCGAGCCGCTCAGCACGTTCGTCGTGGACTCCGGGCCGTTCGAGGTGCTCTGA
- a CDS encoding glycoside hydrolase family 3 C-terminal domain-containing protein: protein MTDTDVPRSPAQLLAELTLEEKAALLDGSDFWHTEPVERLGVPALMLTDGPHGLRKQAEGGDHLGLNASVPATCFPPAAGLASSWDTDLLRRVGQALGREARAERVSVLLGPGVNMKRSPLCGRNFEYFSEDPVLAGDLAAALVEGVQSQGVGTSLKHFAANNQETQRMTVSADVDERTLREIYLTAFERVVTRAQPWTVMCSYNRINGVYASEDPWLLTRVLREEWGFEGLVVSDWGAVNVREDGVRAGLDLEMPSSSGAGARRVLEAVATGRLSTADVDRSVLRVLELVGKSRAALAEPGGFDVEAHHALAREAATRSAVLLKNEGGVLPLAATGGTVAVVGEFARTPRYQGAGSSQVNPTRVDDALTALRAQLTGREVTFAAGYVPESEDTDPALVAEAVANAAAAEVVVLFLGLPDSYESEGYDREHTNLPPAQTALLEQVVAANPDVVVVLANGSVVNLEPWQGSVRAVLEGWLGGQAGGGAVADLLSGAVNPSGKLAETIPLRYRDNPTIGNFPGEHGHVRYGEGLLIGYRWYDAHSLPVAAAFGHGLSYTTFDYSGLRLAAGEGGLDVHVTITNSGPVTGSEVVQVYVADTEATVSRPDQELKGFARVTLEPGQSREVVVTLDERAFSFWHSTAGRWVVEGGEFGIRVGASSRDIRLATTVELPGDGVHVPLAADSELGTWLAHPGAGDVVRRALDGTPWHDMVFDERNGEMMRAIPLLRLTRFPEFPVSEDDLPALVADANA, encoded by the coding sequence ATGACCGACACCGACGTCCCGCGCTCCCCCGCGCAGCTGCTCGCCGAGCTCACGCTGGAGGAGAAGGCCGCCCTGCTCGACGGCTCCGACTTCTGGCACACCGAGCCCGTCGAACGCCTCGGCGTCCCGGCCCTGATGCTCACCGACGGCCCGCACGGCCTGCGCAAGCAGGCCGAGGGGGGCGACCACCTCGGCCTGAACGCCTCCGTCCCGGCCACCTGCTTCCCGCCCGCCGCGGGCCTGGCCTCGTCCTGGGACACCGACCTGCTGCGCCGCGTCGGGCAGGCCCTGGGCCGCGAGGCGCGCGCCGAACGCGTGTCGGTCCTGCTGGGCCCCGGCGTCAACATGAAGCGCTCCCCCCTGTGCGGGCGCAACTTCGAGTACTTCTCCGAGGACCCCGTCCTGGCCGGTGACCTCGCGGCCGCCCTCGTCGAGGGCGTCCAGAGCCAGGGCGTCGGGACGTCGCTGAAGCACTTCGCGGCGAACAACCAGGAGACGCAGCGGATGACGGTCTCCGCCGACGTCGACGAGCGCACCCTGCGCGAGATCTACCTCACCGCCTTCGAGCGCGTCGTCACCAGGGCCCAGCCGTGGACCGTCATGTGCTCCTACAACCGGATCAACGGCGTCTACGCCTCCGAGGACCCCTGGCTGCTGACCCGCGTGCTGCGCGAGGAGTGGGGTTTCGAGGGTCTGGTCGTCTCCGACTGGGGCGCGGTCAACGTCCGCGAGGACGGCGTGCGCGCCGGCCTGGACCTGGAGATGCCGTCCTCCTCCGGCGCCGGCGCGCGCCGCGTCCTGGAGGCCGTCGCCACCGGGCGGCTGTCGACCGCCGACGTCGACCGCTCCGTCCTGCGCGTCCTCGAACTCGTCGGGAAGTCGCGCGCCGCGCTGGCCGAACCGGGCGGCTTCGACGTCGAGGCCCACCACGCCCTGGCCCGCGAGGCCGCGACCCGCAGCGCCGTCCTGCTGAAGAACGAGGGGGGTGTCCTGCCGCTGGCCGCGACCGGCGGCACCGTCGCCGTCGTCGGCGAGTTCGCCCGCACCCCCCGCTACCAGGGCGCCGGCAGTTCCCAGGTGAACCCCACGAGGGTCGACGACGCGCTCACCGCCCTGCGCGCCCAGCTCACCGGCCGCGAGGTCACCTTCGCCGCCGGGTACGTCCCGGAGTCCGAGGACACCGACCCCGCGCTCGTCGCCGAGGCCGTGGCGAACGCCGCCGCGGCCGAGGTCGTCGTCCTGTTCCTCGGCCTGCCCGACTCCTACGAGTCCGAGGGGTACGACCGCGAGCACACGAACCTGCCGCCGGCGCAGACCGCGCTGCTGGAGCAGGTCGTCGCCGCGAACCCGGACGTCGTCGTCGTGCTGGCCAACGGGTCCGTCGTGAACCTCGAACCCTGGCAGGGTTCCGTGCGGGCCGTGCTGGAGGGCTGGCTCGGCGGGCAGGCCGGCGGCGGCGCCGTCGCGGACCTGCTGTCCGGGGCCGTGAACCCTTCCGGGAAGCTGGCCGAGACCATCCCCCTGCGCTACCGCGACAACCCGACCATCGGGAACTTCCCCGGCGAGCACGGTCACGTCCGCTACGGCGAGGGCCTGCTCATCGGCTACCGGTGGTACGACGCGCACTCCCTGCCCGTCGCCGCCGCCTTCGGGCACGGCCTGTCGTACACCACGTTCGACTACTCCGGGCTGCGCCTGGCGGCCGGCGAGGGCGGCCTCGACGTCCACGTCACGATCACCAACTCCGGTCCGGTCACCGGCAGCGAGGTCGTCCAGGTGTACGTCGCCGACACCGAGGCGACCGTCTCCCGCCCCGACCAGGAGCTGAAGGGTTTCGCCCGCGTCACCCTCGAACCCGGCCAGAGCCGCGAGGTCGTCGTCACCCTCGACGAGCGCGCGTTCTCCTTCTGGCACAGCACCGCCGGCCGGTGGGTCGTCGAGGGCGGCGAGTTCGGCATCCGCGTCGGCGCCTCCTCGCGCGACATCCGGCTGGCCACCACCGTCGAACTGCCCGGCGACGGCGTCCACGTCCCGCTGGCCGCCGACTCCGAGCTGGGGACCTGGCTGGCCCACCCCGGCGCCGGGGACGTCGTGCGGCGCGCGCTCGACGGGACGCCCTGGCACGACATGGTCTTCGACGAGCGCAACGGCGAGATGATGCGCGCGATCCCGCTGCTGCGCCTCACCCGCTTCCCCGAGTTCCCGGTCTCCGAGGACGACCTGCCCGCCCTGGTCGCCGACGCGAACGCCTGA